Part of the Lolium rigidum isolate FL_2022 chromosome 6, APGP_CSIRO_Lrig_0.1, whole genome shotgun sequence genome, acagcgccgcgccgcccgcgggCAGGTCGTAGAGCGCGGCGAAGAGCACCGGGGCGCCGTCGGGCTCGGCCGCCGCCCACGGGTTGCGGTTGAGCTCGCGCTCGAGGAGGGGATCGAAGTCGAGGGCGGAGGGCTGGGGCGTGAGCGCGAGCTGCGGCGCGGAGGATGGGGGGAAGGCGAGGGTAGGGCTGGAAGTGGAGGCCGCGCGGAGGTGGGCGCGGAGGACGGGGTGCGCGGTCTGGAGGGAGCGGACCGCCGCctcggccgcggtggcggcgccggcgcggggCGAGAGGCGCAGCGCGAGGAGCGTGGTGCCCGTGCCGCCTGGCACGGCGCGGCACCAGCTGTACTCCGTGCCGCCGACCGGGCGAGCGCTCCACGCCGCCGCGGCGGGCTCGGCCGTGCCGGCCTGCTCCTTCCCGGGATCCATGTCGACAGAGGGTGTGGCCGCTGCTGATGCAAATAGCGAGTTGGGGTTCGCCGGTTTGGATCGGTTTGATTTGGATCGGAGTCGGAGATGAGCAAATGTGTTGGGTTGGTGATTGGTCGGCGGTGTTGGCGCTTTGTCGTTGGCTGTGTCCGTGGGCAGAACCTGCCGTCCCCGTCTAGCACTGGTCAATGGTAATGACCGCGTGTCGAAGCCAGGGCGTTGTAGCTGCAACGAcagcagcagcttgccggcaggccgGGTATTTCATCGCCGCGGTCGACAGGTACGAGTTTCTTGCGTTCAAACGCCGCAAGTTGAAGACGACACTGTTCGTCGGAGCACCACGTAACGGCTATGGAGACCAGGTGCCAAGTGCCGATGAAAATAAACCGACTTCTTTCAGGAGAAGATAAATCCGATTTAGTTGCCAAGCTAACAAATCAAATCCTGGCCTTGCCTCTTTTTTCCGATAAAAAGCGATTAAAGCTTACATCCCACATCTACATAGCTAAGATGAACGCGGAGTATTCCCTGTACCAATTATAGATTCAGATTTTGTGCACCTTGGTCACCCTCTTATTATTCCAGGGAAAGATAGAAATGCTACTTATAATTTTGTTCTAGATAAATTTAAATCCAAACTTTCAACTTATAAAGCGGATCAACTCTCTCATGCTGCTAGATTGGACATTAAATCCGTCTTCTCGTCTATCCCTGTCTACTACATGTCTAATATCCTCTTCACAAAAAAATTTATTGCATAACTCACAGGCATTATTAGGAACTTCTGGTCAACAGGTATCAGGCAAGATCCAAACTCGAAAAATTTGTGTCTAAGAGCTTGGAAAGACATATGCACGTCAAAAAAAGAAGGTGGGTTAGGAATTAGGAACTTGCAAGCCATGAAAGCTCTTATAGTGATGGCAGCTTGGAGATTAGCAGAACAACCAaacaactttctccaccttgttttaAAATCAAAATATTTCCCTGACTCTTCTGTTTGGCGCCCAAATTCAAATGCTCCAAAATCAGCGTTCTGGGCCTCCATTCTCAAAATTCTTCCTATTCTCAAAGCCCATTCATTCTATCAGATCACAAGGGGCCAAATATCTGTCTGGAGCACTCCTTGGTGTGAAAGTTGGGCCCAAATTTATGACAATCTTATAATCCAGGCCGAAAACTACTATTATCCTAGCCAAGTTAAGGACTTATGGATACCTGGAGAGAAAATTTGGAACTCCCAACTTATTGACACTTTGTTTCAGGAACAAATGGCGGAAGAAATCAAAAACACTCATGTTATTACTACTCAGGAGGAAGATTGTCTTTGTTGGAAACTAACCCCTGCAGGTAAATGTAGGCACCAAAAGCGCCTACAAAGCATGTCTTGAGAGACTATATGAACAGGGGGAGCCGAAGCCAAGACAGGTCAGTAATTCTACCAAACAATTAGTTCAATCTATTTGGAAAAATAGCAACATAATACCCAGAATAAAAACCTTCGGTTGGAGAATCATAAGACAAGCCATTTCCTCGGGTGCCAGAGCGGGTAAGTACAGTAAACATATAAGCAAATTTTGTTGCAGATGCCATTTGGAAGAAACAGATCAGCATCTATTTTTCTTGTGTGCTTTTGCTAGAGTAGCTTGGTTTATGAACCCATGGCACTTAAGAGTTGACCAATTTGCTTCACCTTCTGATTCTATATCTCAGATTCTTATCACACTTCTAAATATGAATCATCCAAATGGTTCTATTGATAACATCCTTACTTTTATGTGGAGTCTATGGAAATCCAGAAATGATTGTCTCTTTAACAAAAATGATTCTACTCCTATCCAGATTTATCAAATGACAATAGCTATTAAAAAACCTGGAGCTTTTAGACATTGTGCAGGAATCGGAGAACAGGTTACAGATCAAGCTGAATGCTCAGGGAGATCAAGCCAGATAGGAAAATACAATCAGGACGGATTTACAGGTACAATGAAGCAAGATCTTCATGGAtgcggcatggaagagaaggaagaCACAAGATACTCAAGGAAACTACAAGACATGAATTTGAGTCTACTTTCAGTTTCCCAGACAAGGTCGAGAAGAAACACTCATGATTCAGGCCTCGAAAAAATACTCTTCTTCGCCATTGATTGCAGAAACTGTTGCACTTCTGTTTGCAACAAAAGTTGCTACCCAGGTCCAAGCACAAGGAGCTACATTTCTTACTGACAATTTAACTCTTGCAAGAGCAGCTTCAGCAATAACAGTTACAAATGATCAGGTACCTTGGGAGCTTAGGCAACAAATAGCTGACTATAAAAGAGCTTCAGAAGAGCTGCAGTCCAAGATCTATCACATAAAGAGAAATCTAAATGGAGTAGCCCATGATTGTGCTCAACGGGCAATTCAACGACCTATGTCTTTGCCTATCTTCACTTGTTTGAATTCAGCTCACAGATATATAGGCCATTGTCCCTTTGCTCTTTCTTTCCAAAACTTTGAATTCCAAGGATATGTACTTCTTGATGTACTTTGCTTATGAGTTGAATGAAAATGTGGCGCCCCCGGCGCCTTGCCTTGTTCAAAAAACTTTACCAAAAAAAGAGGAACACGGAGGAGGCGGGGAAGGCGAGGAGTACATACAAGTTATTTCCATGTTCCTTGTTCATTAGTTCTACTCGGTTAGCAAGAAGGGCATTTTCTTCATCAGAAACCTAGGGCATGTCATCCGTTCGAGACTCATCCATAGTGAAGCTGCCTCCTCCTAAGGCTCCAAACAAACATTTATAATAATTTATAATATATGATTTCGCTAAAGCCTGTAGATCAACAACAACAGATGAAAGTATAAGCTTCTCATTTTTTTATACTTCGGGACATATGGTGTGCCCATCTTCCAAGGTGTTTACGCGTAGCGCTTATTTTGTTATTCCATCTCTGGATGGTGAACTATCCCACAACTAGTTTGTCCCACACCTCTTTAACCATATTGTAAAAATAACCACAATGTAGTCATCAAAGTTCAAACTTGCATTGGAGTTTACTCTATAGTTTAGGCGATCCAGTGGGGAAGAGGAAAGGGGGCATGGTCCGACAAAGCCTCAATATATTAAGGGAATGTATGGTTACCAAAGGAAAATTAGATTCCCGTCAGGTATCCGTTAGTACATGGTCTAGCTTCTAGTATGTCGGCTCTAGAAGGCTATTCGCCGATGTGAATTATCATACAACCACTGAGAATTCTCTTAAATCTAAACTATCGATGTCATCATTGAATAAGAAAGCGCAATGAATGTCGAATCTACCTTTGGTTTTCTTGTGTTGGAATTTTTCCAAATTATGTTACCCACCTATGAGAATAGGATATATGTTACTCTTTGCCTGATTAACCAATTCACAACGACAAGATTCCATGTGAAGTTATCATTCTTGTTAAGGATATAGAGTTTAATGTGATACTCTTCATCCAAACTAGCTAACACATCCATGGAGCCCGTTCTAACAGCGAGTAGTATGCCCCTAGATCTTCCACGTGGTGGACGAGAAAACCAGGAGACGTAAGACCACCAGAGAGGCAGTTAAGAAGAATTACCTAGAATTCTCGTCTTCCAACTTATGAAATAGGCACATAATTCCAATTATGACACCGAACACGATCAACAAAGTGTAAATGTTTGGTCAAGTCCGGAAGACCTCTATTATTTAAAATCATGTCATTCATTGGTAACTAATGGGAGATCTGGATACTTTCGCCTTTTTTGGTGGCttttgattcttttttttttttgtagagtaGGCTTTAGATTTTAGGCGAAGTGCTTTATGTTCGTATAAAGAACTAAGCCCTTTCTCATCTAAGGCCACCTCTCACACTTCACCAACTAGATAAGAGACGCTGGCCATCAACTATGGTAcgtgcctcctcctcctcatctagtTGTGCGGTATCTGATTTACGCGAGAACTTTGGGCAACCGTTGAACTGTTGACCTCCATATGTATGAGAGTATTTGTTGACACATTAAGTTCATAATCATTGCTTCCGAAACTAATACCAACATTGCATAATTTAGAAGTCATAAGCGGTGTCGCATAACAAAGGAAATATTTGGATGGTGATGGTGTACCTGGACTATCGTGGTTGTGCACTTGCGTGTTGCCTTACGATTCATAGCTTTTGCCAACGAGTCCTCATTGATTGCGGTTGTGCCATCCTCGGCCACATAATGCCTTCCGATGGTCATGCCAGAGTCGCTATTGCCGACAATGATGGAACCGGTGAGACCACCGGAAGGGGGAGGGGGAGGTTGTGCAACAACTCCCTTTCTCCCTTCTAACCTGCCTCGCCGTAGAAAGATGGTGATAGCGGCATGCTCTCTTTCCCTCTCGCTGAGAACTGTTTGCATCCTTGGTGTTTTGAATTGTACTTGATAAATTTTAATTATAAATATGTTATGTGTCTTCCAAGTTAATGTCAAATGTCAAACCACAATGGAATCTTTCTACTTGATCTTTATACATTATGGCGGTACGGTTTCAATATCATGTTCTCATCTTAGTGAAAGAAAAGTATGTCATAGCATTACATGTTTCGGTTTCTCATCTTCTCATCTAATCAGGCTTAGTTTCCAGGTTGGAATTTCTAGCAAACAGATAGATTGCTAATTTTCTTTATCGCCACCCGTAGACAGCAATATTGTCTGGTATTTACCGCTTTTGACATAACTAGCAAGAAGGCTCTAGAAAATGGGAGGGCATCATATTTAGTGGTTTAAAAGTATTTGATAATAAAAAATGTTGTTTAGTGGTTTTTCACATTATTTCCCATAATGTGGTAATTACTGAATCAAAATTCTCTACAGCTATTGCAAATGCTACGGTAAACAAAATATCACATATGAAAGTAACATCTTCAGCAATTTTAATTTTTTGGGCAAAAGATTATTATCACATCTGTCTGAACACCCATGTGTTTGCTTTCAATGTGATAATATTGGATTAGTAAACCAAACATTAGTTTACTTATGATGTTAGATCAGTACGCAAGATTagttaactttgataaataaaattgttGGATTAAAAGGAAAATGGTGTCACAATAAATAgtgaaactaatcttgttcttgtAGTGCCCCAGATATGGTTGCGGATGTGGATATTCGACGGATACGGCAGCAGATATGGTATTGCTAATATCCTACAGATACAGATTATCCGACACTTTTAGCAGACAATCCGATGTTTCCAAAGAGGATAATCCAATAGAATTAGTCCAACACCAAATACCTAGACAATTCGGTTAGTCTATGGGTTCAATTATGCATGTTGTGTGAGCATGCAAGTTGCTTTGTTGTACAAACAAGTGTGCAACTCTGGATAGAGTGTTACACGTTTTCTCCTTACATTTTTACATAAAAGAATTATATTTCAAATTTGATGTGTGTATTTATTGAATATCCGCTTCCGATCAAAGTCCTCTCTGAATGCGCTACATATTTGGAATCCAATATAACCCGCATTCGAACCCGCATCGGATCATTATCTGCTCCGATCCAGATCCGCTAAAAAAATATGATAAAGGATATGAAAATAGCAATATTCAATCTGATCCATTTAAACCCCTATTAAGTATAGTTATGGACACTAGAGACGAGAAGGACTCCACAATCGATGTTGCGGAGGAGCATTTGAGAGTTTTTCTTTTCTGATTGTGTCAGGACAATCCGCTCCTCGTGACGCTACATTATGTATTTTTATGTGGTTgtgtacttagagaaataatggaGTGAATAGTTCGATAGTCTTGGCGACGCGCGTGATGATCATCACTTGTGTGCGTTGTTCCCTTCGTGTAAACGCAGGGTAGATTATATGCAATCTGCATCCTTAGCATCGCTTGCAGTGCTCCCTTCGACCAAGATTCGCTTCACCTCGTCAAATATCTCTTGTATCTGCTTCATCGAAGGGCAGTGCAAGAAATTCTCTGGAGGCTCCAACCTCCAGGTTGTATGCGTGACAAATGTCCACTTTCACCTGAAATTTAGACTTCGCTTTGTCACAGCAAAAAATCTcctgcttttgcttcattgaagcaaaaaaatagTTCGACTAAAAACATAAAAATAGTATAGGGCAGTACTTCAACGTTTTGTATGAAAAACCAGACAGTATAGGACAGTAATATCAAAACCATTCTCTTACCAAGCTCTCGCCAGATATAGAGATTACAGAATAAGAAAGAAAATTAAAGAAGATGGACAATGCCCTTTGCAACGATGCAGCAACTTTCTTATTTTTCGTAATCTCACTCAGAATTCTTGGTTTTGTACCTATTTGGTCAAGCAACTCTGCAAAAATATTGCCCAGCAAACACatgacaacaacaaaaacaatttGGCAACTACACTTTATGATAATGTTCATGCAAAATGAAAAACAGATCTGGAATTTCAGAAAGCAAGTGGTTCCTAGTGGCCTAGCTTTCGTTGTCATTTTGGCTGCCCGTTGTAAGGGTTTGGACAAAGTATTTTATCCATGGAATTTCAGAAAGGAAGTGGAAATTCATAGCATTTTCATATCAGAAAAACTGTAATTTAGCAATAAATTGCACATGTCATTCTATGTCTAAATACTGTAAAGAATAGTGACATGAAGAATATTAATTTCATAAATAAGAAGAGAGTCTACAATCATAAAATAAAATCACTTTTTATTAACAGATAGCACAAAATGCCCCCAGCCAATCACAAAAAAGAGTGCACAAATCTGTTATCCTTTGTTGGTCAAAAGCAAGAAGAAACTATCATAAAGGCTGCAGTTGATAGTCAACATGTCAATTTTGAACGGTGGAGAGGAAGTTAGGCACCATAATCTCGAGTAACCCCTTGGGGTTGTCAACGTGAACCCAATGGCCGGAGTTGGGGAGAACGTGGAGTGACACTTTCCCAGCATCAGGATTGCCGCCTCTCCTTGACAATGCTTTTAGTCTCTGCACATCATCAGCATGCCATCTATCACTCTGCTCTGCTTGTACAATTGAAATCTCCAGACCCTTTGGTGGGTTCTCCAGCAGTCCCCAGTAGCTTCTTTCTCTGAAAATTAACAATAATTTAAACTCAGTTTGCATACAGAAGAACGTTGATTATTGGATGATACAGGGTTACACAGCATCGAATTCACCAATTGAAGATACCAAGATAGGCAAAGAGGAAGTGAAATAAACTGAACCTTTACCTATATGAAGTAAACATGTCTGTGGCGGCCTGAAGATCAAAACCCCAGGTCACATGCTCATTGTCCTTCTTCAAGTTGCTACCAATCCATTCTGAGAGTGATTTGGAAAATCCAAGGTTGACCATGTGGTCAACAACCCACCTGACAGCAAACATGTATTATCATTAAGGGTCTGAAGAAAAGTGAACCATTAGTAGTTTGCCTTCAAAGGGCCAAATATTTGCTTTCTCAAGGACTCAACACTAAGTTTGCTTGCATGATTGCACTTCTAGTGGAAGGTCATCATTGGACAGGGCAGGCCTCAACCACTCATAGTAAGAGGACTGTGCTTCCTGCTCACCATTGCAGATTTAACAGGAGAGGTTTCAATATCTTGTGTTTGGATATTAAAAATGCAAGGTGCATGTAAGTTTATTTTGGTGCTTTGGGAGCCACATATAATATTCCGAAAATAGCTATACCATAGATCTAGCATCAAAGATTTGCATCGAAGATTTTGCTTCCATGCACACATATTACCATAGATCTAGCAAAATTTTGCATCCATGCAAACCCTTCAGGTGCATGAGTACACACTATAGCCTAGAGTTAACTATGTCCTGGTTTTAGAAGACATATTAACTAGAATCATCACTATAACTGATTATCCTTTACACCTGTTATGTTATTCCATATGCCAATGGTGTTATCAGTCGTCATACACAACACCATTTGCACATGAATCTTCTCTGTGTGATGGGCTGCTACGTATATCTTTGTCCAAGTGATGTACGCACTAAATTTGCTGAAGCCATGGCTCAATGCCCACTAATCCATAAAATGAACAGATTGGATCATACACTTCAAAATTATGTATCAAATGAATTAGGTAGTAGATAAATATATCTCGGCAGGGAACGGACGAGATAGTACTTGCGTGATGGAAGCGATGAAGGAAGACTTGCTAGTGTCTGCAAAACCCGTTCAACTTCACCATCACTGTTATCTGTTTTTACTTCTGCAGGGACAGAATCAAGCACCCAGAGCTGTTCTGCATCAAAGGAAGTCACATAACAGAGTTATACATGTCCTTAATCCCCTTGACCCAGTAATGCGCAGTAAGCAGCAGACATGAAAGATATAAAAAGTCATGAGCTAAAAGGATAGCAAGGAATTAACTACCATGTACTGGAATAAAGAAATTATAATTCTGTCAGGATAAACCGCGATAAATTGTCCGATTTTGCACTGAGATGCTAAATTAGAATCCATAGTACGAAACTCAAAGTGACACATACGCAACTACATGACTGTTTCCACGCCACCCTTTTTTCTCACATCACCTTCTGATTTTTGATGCCTATATAAACAAACATTTGTATGATGAAGATTCTCTCCGGCTATTTTAACTTGCAAAATCAAACCAATCTATGCAGACGAACTTAGCATGTTAAAATCAATCCCATGAAAACTAAATATGACTCACTGCACCTGTTTGGGAAGAGCAGCGGATCCACCGTAGTCCCCACGGGAACAACTCTCCGCAAAATCCAGCGCAACCTTTCCACCCATGGAGTGACCCACGACAACATCCGGCCATGCCCAGCCCCGAGCCTTCACCAAATCGGCGAGATCCTTCGCTGCAGTCGACATAGTATGGGGCGGGGACAACCCTTTGATCCTGGCTGAGTTCCCATGGTTCCTCAGATCcacaagaaccatcctccactctgCAAACACACACATACAAGCACCAAATTCAGCTCTCTGAACAACTATGTGCGATGTAAGCAAACGCCGAACTATATCAAATGCGAGCACATTGACGACTCTCCCTTGCCGATCCTGTACCACAACGATTAGTAGCAGTGCTGAATTAAGAGATATGTGCATTTAAATAAGGGGTGTTTTGCGGATGTTACCATCGGAGGGGGAGCGGTCGCGGAGCTGGGAGGCGAGGGAGCGGGAGAAGGTTCGCCAGTTGCGGCCGGAGCCCAGGAGGCCGTGGAGGAcgaaggcggtggcggtggacggCTTCTCGGGGGAGAGCTGGATCTCGTCGAAGGCGAGGGTTTCGGTCTGATGGGCGGCATCCGAGTggacggaggaggagaggagggagcgCCAGGGAGaccaggcggcggaggaggagaggaggcgcgaGCGGAGCGAGGACGTCGACGCTCGGAGAGACGCCGCCATGGCCGATCGCTCCGCGGAAGTTCTTCCCAAGGCCGCGGGCGATGCCGTGGTAATTGCTGCCGATGATTctagagagaaaaagaagaactAAAAAGGAGAGAAAAATGAGCAAAAAAAGTATGACAGCTGTGGGATTTGAACCCACGCCCTTTCGGACCAGAGCCTAAATCTGGCGCCTTAGACCACTCGGCCAAACTGTCTTTGTTGTACTCTGTAGATACAGAAATTTATATAGGAAAAGAGTCTCTGCACGGAACGGCGAGAAGAGGCCGACCATCCAAAATTTTGTCTGGGCGGTATCAGCTTGTCCATTCATTTCTCATCCCCACAGGTTGATCGGGTGCACTCATTAACCGTCAGGCCTGAATCTCCATTCTGCCTTACCTTCGACCTGCAGAACCCAAAGAATGGCGGCTGCAGCTGCAAGGCAGCTGTTGGTCCACAGGATCAGTTCAGGGACGCTTCCAAAGCACACGCTCAACAGCCATGGCCTCTCTGCTTCCCAGTGCTGGAACAAGGCCGAGAAGCTCCCCCATTTCAGAGCAAGGCTGGCCATCAAACCACCACACGCCGTGCCGGGGAAGGGCGGCATTGTGCCGGCCGACGACGATGGGATCAGCCTCGGCACGGTGAAGCTGCCTGGCAACATCGACGTCGCTAGGTTCGAGTCCTTGTTGTTTCAGGTTAGTATAAAAGCTTTCCTTGAGTATAATATTCTACCTTCtttcttggtttatttgtttaggTGAATCTGTTCGTGAATGTAATTATACACACCGAAGTACATAAATACAACATAAACTGATTCGTTAGCTTAACTGATGTCTATTTCGATTCTGTCTGTTTGACAGTGGGGGAACAGCCTCTGCCAGGGCGCAATGTTGCCACTACCGGTGCCTATAAAGGTAAGGCAAACTGACCAGCTGAGAGCTGAGTGCATGGTTTGTTAATGCTTCAAAGGTTTCTTCAGCTGATACATTCATCGTGTGCAAATAGGTGGACAAGGTGGAGGGTGGTATCAGGCTAGGATTCATTGGAATCGACGACGGTGCGACATCGCTCCTGGCCTACATCGATTGCCTGGTGTCTCCGGCGCCTGACGGCTCCGGGTTGGTGTTCCAAGCAATTAGGAACGGTGCTATGAAGAACATGGAACCACCTGGAGAGCCTAGGATCATGAGGAGCCTCCTCCAGGCACTTCAAACGTCTATTCGGCTGTCGCAAGTTTGACAGTGAACAAGGAACATGATGCATCAGCCTTTGCCATTATATGTTGACACGACTTGTAAACCCTTTATCCTAGGTCGTTTCATGTACTCTGCTCAAATGAACATATAAATTCCAATATAGAAAGTAACAGTAAGCAGATCCACTGTCCACAATTTTTCTCTTTATTCACGATACTTCTCGAGGGATTCCAGTAGTTACAATAACTGGTCGAAAATTTTAGTTACAGAGTACACACTCACACAGTATTGAAAGATGTCAATATAACAACTGGAGCATTTTCAACCAACACTTTTAAGTACACAGGAATCACTGTCAATTTGGACTGGAAAAAAAAATCAGCCTAAAACTCACAAGGGCCAACCACTATCTCAGACACAATGAGCTAATGCAGTTTCATTTATGACGTCGAACAAGCTTCTAGCTTTGGGAGGACGCTGCGCCATGCGTCAGCGATATCTTTAGCTAACTTCGCCTGACCTTTGGCGAATTCGTGGAATGCAAGTCCAATATCAGCCGTCTTCTGCTCCTGGAATCGTGCAAGCTCGTCATTCATTACACTAACTATGTGCTCGTACCTCTTCGTAGCCTCCTCACTGGCTGCTTTCAACTGCATTTGTTCACAACAAAACACTGGTCAAAACAATTATTCATACACAATTTCTGCTCCCTTGAAATAGTTCCTTAAAATGAACACTTGCCTCACTGAACTCAACTTCCGATTCGGAGAACTTCTCAGGGTTCATGAACTTCAACTTTTCACTGCAGTAAAAAGAGGATTAGAAACTTTCCAGGTAATAGTATGGAATAAACATGAGATCAACATTACAAGGATCTTAGACCTTGTGTTATGCTAAGAGATCAGGGATTTATTATTTAATCATCGAATCTTGAAACTGAGATACTGCCCCAATTTTATAACTCCGGTCCGATACATAATAAGTGTCGgggtttttgttcaaatttgaactaaaaccccgacacttattatggatcgggggGAGTAGTTATTATCCTGAATGGTTAAGGCACTCCCGAGGACATTTTTCTTAAATTATTACACTTTGTCACTGAGAATGAAATAGGTATATGCAACACATGCAAGTTAAGCTATTTATACTTCCTCTCCTGGCCCAAGTCAAAGTGCTGCCTGACTAATTTGAACTATAACCCTGACACTCAATacggatcagagggagtagtcaTTATCATGAATGGTGAAGGCACTCCTAAGGAAATTTTTCTTAAATTATTACACTTTGTCACTGAGCATGAAATAGGTATATGCAACACATACAGGTTAAGCTCTTTATACTTCCTCTCCTGGTCCAAGTCAAAGTGCTGCCTGAAAGCATTGGCTCGATCAAGCATAGTCGCCTGTCATGACCATGACAAAATAAGTCATGAACTCAGTTTAACGTTAACTCTTCAACATTATATGTAATTCTTCATTTACATTTTATGCATGGGAAGTGAAAGAAACTCACCTTTATTGACTGCACAGCGCGCACATAATCTTTCAAAGGTTCTTCA contains:
- the LOC124661392 gene encoding protein ABHD11-like, which produces MAASLRASTSSLRSRLLSSSAAWSPWRSLLSSSVHSDAAHQTETLAFDEIQLSPEKPSTATAFVLHGLLGSGRNWRTFSRSLASQLRDRSPSDEWRMVLVDLRNHGNSARIKGLSPPHTMSTAAKDLADLVKARGWAWPDVVVGHSMGGKVALDFAESCSRGDYGGSAALPKQLWVLDSVPAEVKTDNSDGEVERVLQTLASLPSSLPSRKWVVDHMVNLGFSKSLSEWIGSNLKKDNEHVTWGFDLQAATDMFTSYRERSYWGLLENPPKGLEISIVQAEQSDRWHADDVQRLKALSRRGGNPDAGKVSLHVLPNSGHWVHVDNPKGLLEIMVPNFLSTVQN
- the LOC124660487 gene encoding uncharacterized protein LOC124660487; its protein translation is MAAAAARQLLVHRISSGTLPKHTLNSHGLSASQCWNKAEKLPHFRARLAIKPPHAVPGKGGIVPADDDGISLGTVKLPGNIDVARFESLLFQWGNSLCQGAMLPLPVPIKVDKVEGGIRLGFIGIDDGATSLLAYIDCLVSPAPDGSGLVFQAIRNGAMKNMEPPGEPRIMRSLLQALQTSIRLSQV